The following are encoded together in the Oncorhynchus gorbuscha isolate QuinsamMale2020 ecotype Even-year linkage group LG03, OgorEven_v1.0, whole genome shotgun sequence genome:
- the LOC124031672 gene encoding DDB1- and CUL4-associated factor 1-like isoform X3, whose amino-acid sequence MNALVNSYVMTSRELTLNTAACRLLQNIMPGLETAVVFQEKEGIVERLFKWAQEAEQPLRIYATGLLAGAMENQDIAANYREENSVVVPLMLQRLRELQAKDTENRKGFKRPSPRKSLGEPLLPLDEETVNGGFEDNPFPPGNEGIERNEKGSDEDRVEIHSHKSYSEISFHLNYLNHTHKTSSCANSAVKGLMKPVSAPPPLSHRDFPDGREEGSTHLKRRTERENGRKVKQKLNFSLPDPERNFSELSNSSWSEMSPWVIGNNYHLYPLTPEMEQRLILQYLTPLGEYQELLAVFMQMGACELLIHYMDLKQTNDVQLTFEALKYLASLLLHKKFAAQFVVHGGVQKLLEIPKPSMAATGVSLCLYYLAYNQDAMERVCMLPHSILSDVVSYSLWLLECSHASGCCHATMFFSITFSFRAVLEFFDRQDGLRRMVNLISTLEILNPEDQGALLSDDQIFSSRQTAKHTCMALRRYSEAHLAIKVEQVKQSLQRTEGGAPIHPQPYYKACSYTHEQVVEMMEFLIEYGPVRLYWEPAEVFHKLSCVQLLLQLISIACDWRTYYGRSDTVRYALDILSILTVVPKTQLLMSESVAVLDGEGGNAISTVGMGVVLVVAEGEVFVNDAEIQKSALQVVINCVCAPDKRMSGIGKFISGTPLRRLPQTIKNSESVLTKMWNVVQSNNGIKVLLSLLTVKMPITDADQIRTLACKALVGLSRSSSVRQIISKLPLFSSGHIQQLMKEPVLQDKRSEHVKFCKFAAELIKRVSGKPLMIGTDVSLAWLQRANVVAQSRISFPEKELLLLIRNHLVVKGLHDTATTLTKEADLPMAILPHPSSSALLPVVVPPASPAPALPRTPRLANGVTARLVSHSSHPSVLLSVHPQPRPSTSQLLMVPPAAPPLLTPHQSNGSPLIGRIVFMRERPSPCPVPAICKKPRVLRQKSDYGAFSQSPAMKKQLDRHLPSPPALDSIITEYLREQHARCKNPVTTCPPFSLFTPHQCPEPKQRRQAPTNFTSRHTRRVVYPKYGGVDGGCFDRHLIFSRFRPISVFREADEDESGFMCCAFSARERFLMLGTCTGQLKLYNVFTGQEEASYSCHSSAITHLEPSRDGSLLLTSASWSYPLSALWGMKSVFIMKHSFLDDHYVEFSKLSQDRVIGTKEHIAHIYDIQTGQKTLTLHYPDLSNNYKRNCATFNPTDDLVLNDGVLWDVRSAQAIHKFDKFNMNISGVFHPNGLELIVNTEIWDLRTFHLLQTVPALDQCRIVFNNNGTVIYGAMLQADNEDDLLEMQMKTPFGSSFRTFNATDYKPIATIDGKRNIFDLCTDTKDCYLAVIENQDSVNTDTVCRLYEVGRQRLAEEEEDEEDQEDDDQEDDDDDEDDSDDDIDTDPLVAELENENGGEDEEDGNNEFSPSDDEEVARLLEGDDDDDSDEEDGDLALDNTDSSDLEDDIILSLND is encoded by the exons ATGAATGCT CTCGTTAATAGCTATGTGATGACCAGTAGAGAGCTCACCCTCAACACTGCAGCTTGTCGCCTGCTGCAGAATATCATGCCTGGGTTGGAGACTGCTGTGGTCTTTCAGGAGAAG gAGGGCATAGTGGAGAGGCTTTTTAAATGGGCCCAGGAGGCGGAGCAGCCCCTGAGAATCTATGCTACAGGCCTGTTGGCTGGAGCAATGGAGAACCAGGACATCGCTGCCAACTACAGGGAGGAGAACTCTGTCGTG GTGCCTCTGATGCTGCAGCGGCTACGCGAGTTGCAGGCCAAGGACACTGAAAACCGGAAGGGGTTTAAACGGCCCAGTCCCAGGAAGAGCCTGGGGGAACCTCTCCTTCCTCTGGATGAGGAGACTGTTAACGGGGGCTTCGAGGACAACCCTTTCCCCCCGGGGAATGAAGGCATTGAGAGGAATGAGAAGGGATCCGATGAGGACCGAGTGGAGATCCACAGCCACAAGTCTTACAGCGAGATCTCCTTCCACCTCAACTACCTTAACCACACCCACAAGACCAGTAGCTGCGCTAACTCCGCTGTCAAAGGACTGATGAAGCCTGTGTCTGCCCCGCCGCCTCTGTCCCACCGGGACTTCCCCGACGGCAGGGAGGAGGGCAGCACTCACctcaagaggagaacagagagggagaatggacGGAAGGTGAAACAGAAACTGAACTTCTCCCTGCCAGACCCGGAGAGGAACTTCAGCGAGCTGTCCAACAGCAGCTGGTCTGAGATGAGCCCCTGGGTGATTGGGAACAACTATCACCTTTACCCTCTGACCCCAGAGATGGAGCAGAGGCTCATCCTACAGTACCTAACCCCTCTGGGAGAGTACCAGGAG CTTCTGGCTGTCTTCATGCAGATGGGAGCCTGTGAGCTGCTCATCCATTACATGGACCTGAAGCAGACCAACGATGTACAGCTCACCTTTGAGGCTCTCAAG TATCTAGCCTCCCTGCTCCTGCATAAGAAGTTTGCCGCCCAGTTTGTGGTCCATGGAGGGGTTCAGAAGCTGTTGGAGATCCCCAAGCCTTCCATGGCTGCCACAGGGGTGTCTCTGTGCCTCTACTACCTGGCCTACAACCAGGATGCCATGGAGAGG GTGTGTATGCTGCCCCACTCTATCCTGTCTGACGTGGTGAGCTACAGTCTGTGGCTGTTGGAGTGTTCCCACGCCTCGGGCTGCTGCCACGCCACCATGTTCTTCTCCATCACTTTCTCCTTCCGAGCAGTGCTGGAATTCTTCGACAGGCAGGACGGCCTCCGGCGCATGGTCAACCTG ATCAGCACATTGGAGATCCTGAACCCTGAGGACCAGGGTGCCCTGCTGAGTGATGACCAGATCTTCTCCAGCAGGCAGACGGCCAAGCACACCTGCATGGCCCTGCGCAGGTACTCCGAGGCCCATCTGGCCATCAAGGTGGAGCAGGTCAAGCAGTCCCTGCAGCGGACTGAAGGAGGTGCTCCCATTCACCCACAGCCTTACTACAAG GCATGTAGTTACACCCACGAGCAGGTGGTGGAGATGATGGAGTTCCTGATTGAGTACGGCCCAGTCAGGCTGTACTGGGAGCCTGCAGAAGTTTTCCATAAGCTCTCCTGTGTGCAGCTTCTCCTGCAGCTCATCTCCATTGCCTGTGACTGGAGGACCTACTACGGCAG GAGTGACACAGTGCGTTATGCCCTGGACATACTGAGCATCCTGACGGTGGTCCCTAAGACCCAGCTGCTGATGTCGGAGTCTGTGGCCGTGCTGGATGGGGAGGGGGGCAACGCCATCTCCACCGTGG GTATGGGTGTAGTCCTGGTGGTGGCAGAGGGAGAGGTGTTTGTGAACGATGCCGAGATTCAGAAGTCTGCTCTGCAGGTGGTCATCAACTGTGTGTGCGCTCCAGATAAACGCATGTCCGGCATCGGCAAGTTCATCTCTGGCACGCCCCTCAGACGTCTACCCCAGACCATCAAGAACAGCGAGAGCGTGCTCACCAAGATGTGGAATGTGGTGCAGTCCAACAACGGCATCAAG GTACTGCTGTCCCTGCTGACGGTGAAGATGCCCATCACAGATGCGGATCAGATTCGGACGCTGGCCTGTAAGGCCCTGGTGGGTCTGTCCCGCTCCAGCTCAGTCAGACAGATTATCAGCAAGCTGCCTCTTTTCAGCAGTGGACACATCCAGCAGCTCATGAAGGAGCCCGTGCTCCAGGACAAACGTAGCGAACACGTCAAGTTCTGCAAGTTTGCGGCAGAGCTAATCAAGCGGGTGTCTGGTAAACCCCTCATGATCGGGACGGATGTCTCCCTGGCTTGGCTGCAGAGGGCAAACGTGGTGGCCCAGTCCAGAATATCCTTTCCTGAGAAGGAGCTACTGCTGTTGATCCGGAACCACCTGGTGGTCAAGGGTCTACATGACACTGCCACCACACTCACCAAGGAGGCCGACCTCCCCATGGCCATCCTCCCCCACCCATCTTCCTCCGCTTTGCTTCCTGTCGTTGTTCCCCCTGCTTCTCCTGCCCCTGCCCTCCCCCGGACCCCTCGACTGGCCAATGGGGTCACAGCACGGTTGGTGAGCCACAGCTCTCATCCGTCCGTGCTGTTGTCAGTTCACCCCCAGCCTCGTCCCTCGACGTCGCAACTCCTCATGGTACCTCCGGCCGCCCCTCCCCTGTTGACCCCTCACCAAAGCAACGGCTCTCCCCTGATTGGGCGGATCGTGTTCATGAGAGAGCGCCCGTCGCCGTGCCCCGTGCCTGCCATCTGTAAGAAGCCGCGGGTGCTGAGGCAGAAGTCAGACTACGGTGCCTTCAGCCAGAGTCCAGCCATGAAGAAACAGCTGGACAGACACCTGCCCTCTCCCCCCGCCCTGGACAGCATCATCACAGAGTACCTGAGGGAGCAGCACGCGCGCTGCAAGAACCCTGTTACCACCTGCCCCCCCTTCTCCCTATTCACCCCCCACCAGTGCCCTGAGCCCAAGCAGAGGCGCCAGGCCCCAACCAACTTCACCTCCCGACACACACGCAGGGTTGTCTACCCAAAATACGGAGGGGTGGATGGCGGCTGCTTCGACCGACACCTCATCTTTAGCAG gttCCGACCCATCTCTGTGTTCAGGGAAGCAGACGAGGATGAGAGTGGGTTCATGTGTTGTGCCTTCTCTGCCCGTGAGCGGTTCCTGATGCTGGGGACGTGTACGGGCCAGCTCAAACTCTACAATGTGTTCACAGGCCAGGAGGAGGCCAGCTATAGCTGCCACAGCTCTGCCATCACACACCTAGAGCCATCACGG GATGGCTCTCTGTTGTTGACGTCAGCATCATGGAGTTATCCTCTGTCTGCACTGTGGGGCATGAAGTCAGTGTTCATCATGAA GCATTCCTTCTTAGATGACCATTATGTGGAGTTCAGTAAACTTTCACAAGACCGAGTCATTGGCACAAAGGAACACATAGCTCAC ATCTACGACATCCAGACAGGGCAGAAGACCCTCACCCTCCACTACCCGGACCTGTCCAACAACTACAAGAGGAACTGTGCAACCTTTAACCCCACCGACGACCTGGTGCTGAACGACGGCGTGCTGTGGGATGTGCGCTCAGCTCAGGCCATCCACAAGTTTGACAAGTTCAACATGAACATCAGCGGAGTGTTCCACCCCAATGGCCTGGAGCTCATTGTCAACACTGAGATT TGGGACCTGCGGACCTTCCACCTGCTCCAAACAGTGCCAGCTCTGGACCAGTGCAGGATTGTCTTCAACAACAACGGCACAGTCATCTACGGAG CGATGCTACAGGCAGATAATGAGGACGATCTATTGGAAATGCAGATGAAGACTCCCTTTGGCTCCTCCTTCAGGACGTTCAACGCCACTGACTACAAACCCATTG CCACCATCGACGGGAAGAGGAATATATTTGACCTCTGCACGGATACTAAGGACTGCTACCTGGCTGTGATCGAG AACCAAGACTCGGTCAACACAGACACGGTGTGCAGACTGTACGAGGTGGGACGCCAGAGActggctgaggaggaggaggatgaggaagatcaG